The Streptomyces laurentii region CCGTCCCAGAGGGCGAAGGCGTACATGCCGTTGAGCCGTTCGGCCAGCTTCTCGCCCCATTCGAGATAGGCCCGCAGGACCACCTCGGTATCGGACTGGGTACGGAAGCGGTGCCCGCGGTCGGTCAGCTCGCGGCGCAGTTCGGTGAAGTTGTACGCCTCGCCCGAGTAGACGAGGACGACGGTGCCGTCCGGGGTCCGCGCGGTCATGGGCTGGCGCCCGCCCGGCAGGTCGATGATCGCGAGCCTGCGATGGCCGAGGGCTGCGGGTCCCTCGATCCAGGTGCCGCGGTCGTCCGGCCCCCGACACGCCATGGTCTCCGTCATCGCGTCCACCGTCGCCACCTCGGTGCGCAGGTCACGCTCGTAGGAGACCCATCCGGTGATGCCGCGCATGCGCTGCCTCCCGGTACCGCCCGCCGGGAACGGTCCGCTCACTGGCGGCTCCGCGGAGTGTCCGGCGTCGCTCCCGGCGGACCCGTCGCGTCGAGCCCCTCTCCATCGAGCGTGGGTCACCCGCGCACGGCGGTCAACCGGGCGGCGCCGCGTCCCGCCCGCTCCTCAGCCGGTCCGGGACGTCTCGGTCCGGGGCGCTTCGGTCCGGGGCGCTTCGGTCCGGGGCGTGAACGAGTCCAGGAGCCGGGCGATCCCCGTCTCGAAGATCTCCTCGGCGTCGACGGGTTCGGCGGGCGCCGCGAGCAGGGCCGCGAGGTGCGGGTAGGCGCCGGACGCGACCTGTCCGGCCAGATAGGCCCCCCGGACGGCCTGCTCCTGTTCCTCGCTCCAGGGCAGTCCCCGGGCCCGCTCGGCCATGGCCTGCTCGTTGCGGACGGTCGCCATCACGGTGCCGTTGACCATGGCGATGAGCTGCATCTTCAGGCCGGGATCGATGGCGAGCGGTTCCAGGGCGCCCAGGCACCACTCCAGATAGCGCAGGGCGTTCGGGCTGAAGCCGTACGCGGTGGTCATGACCCGGGTCACCCAGGGGTGCCGGTACATGATCGCGCGGGTCTGCCGGGCGATCACGGTCATGTCGGCCCGCCAGTCGCCGCTGGATTCCCCGAGGTCGTACTCCGCGCTGACCGCGTCGACCATCAGCTCGTAGAGGTCTTCCTTGCGCGGCACGTAGTTGTAGAGCGACATGGTGCCGCAGCCCAGTTCGGCGGCGACGCGGCGCATGGAGGCGGCGTCGATGCCCTCGGCGTCGGCGATGCGGACGGCCGCGGCCGCGATGTCGCCCCGGCTGTACGCCGGTTTGGGGCCACGGCCCGTGCGCTCGGGGCGCGCCCAGATCACTTCGGGTTCGGCCGGTCGGCCCGCCATCGTTCATCACCTCGCCGCCCCATCGTAATGACGCTTCCGCTCCCCCGGTTACGTACACCGTACGTAGTGCGCTACCGTCCTCCCATGACGACTACGTACGCTGTACTTAGTGAAGGTCTGCGGAAGCGCTATGGAGACGTGCACGCGCTGCGCGGGCTCGACCTCGCCGTGCCCGAGGGCACCGTCTGCGGGGTCCTCGGCCCCAACGGAGCCGGCAAGACCACCGCCGTCCGGGTGCTCACCACCCTCGTCTCCCCCGACTCCGGCAGCGCGACGGTCGCCGGGTGCGACGTGGTCCGCGACCCGGCCGGCGTGCGCGCCCGGATCGCGGTCACCGGGCAGTACGCCTCCGTCGACGGCGATCTGACGGGCGCCGAGAACCTGCGACTGTTCGCCCGGCTCCTTCGCGCCCCGCGCTCGCGCACCGGCGAACTCCTGGAGCGCTTCGGGCTCGCCGACGCCGCCGACCGGCCGGCCCGCACGTACTCCGGGGGCATGCGCCGCCGGCTCGACCTCGCCGCGAGCCTGATCGTGCCGCCGAAGGTCCTCTTCCTGGACGAGCCCACCACCGGGCTCGACCCGCGCAGCCGCAACGAGATCTGGGACGCCGTACGGGGGTTGGCGTCCCAGGGCACGACCGTGCTGCTCACCACGCAGTACCTGGAGGAGGCCGACCGGCTCTCCGACGAGATCGTCCTGATCGACGACGGCCAGGTCGCGCAGCGCGGCACTCCCGCCGAACTCAAGGCGCTGATCGGCCACTACGCCGAGGTGACGGTCGCCGACGCGACCGCGCTGAACGCCGCGGCCGCGGTGCTCGACCGGCTCACCGGCTCGGCTCCGGTCCTGGACCCCGAGCGCCGCACGGTCGGCGCGGTCACCACCGACACCACGCTCACCCTGCCCCGGATCGTGCGCGAGGCGGACGCGGCCGGGGTCCCTCTGCTCGACGCGTCCCTGCGCCCGCCCTCCCTCGACGAGGTGTTCCTGCGCCTCACCGGCCGCGCGCCCGCCACCGCATCCCGCCTGGAGACCACCGCATGAGCTCCCTCGCCCACGACGGCACCGCGATCCTCGGCCGCCATCTCCAGCGCATCCGGCGCGCCCCGGCGATGACCGTCATGACGCAGGCCATGCCGATCGTCTTCCTGCTGTTCTTCGGGTACGTCTTCGGCAGCGCGCTCGCCATGCCGGGCACCGACTACCGGGCGTTCCTGGTCCCGGGGATGCTGGCGGCGACGGCGGCGAACGGCCTGATGACCGCGATGTTCCAGGCCGCTCAGGACACCCACCGAGGTGTCGCGGACCGGCTGCGCGCGATGCCGGTCAGCCGGGCCGCCGTCCCGCTCGGGCAGGCGCTGGCCGATCTGGTGACGAGCACGGTGGGCCTGGTCCCGCTGCTCCTGGTCGGGCTCGCGATGGGATGGCGGATCGAGGGCACGGCGCTCCAAGCCCTGGGCGCCATCGGCCTGTTGCTGCTGTTCCGCTCCGCGTTCACCTGGATGGGGATCCTCTTCGGGCTCACGTCACGCAACGAGGAGGCGGCCAGTCAACTGGGCAGTGCCACCTTCATGCTCCCGCTGCTCTCCAACGCGTACATCCCGACGGACGGGATGCCGGGCTGGCTGCGCACGGTCGCGGAGTGGAACCCGATCTCGGCGGTGACGACGGCCGTACGGCATCTGTTCGGGAACGCGCCGATACCGGCGGACGCGGCCTGGCCGGTGGCGCATCCGGTGGCGGGGGCGCTGCTGTGGTCGCTGACGCTGATCGCGCTGTGCGCCCCGGCGGCGGTCAGACGGTACGCGCGGACGTGAACGCGCGCCGTCCGTAGGGGGGTTGGCGCGCAGGCCACCGCACGGTCCGCGGGTGCGTACAACGAACCCGGCCGGGTCACGGGGGTCCGGCCGGGTTCGCCGCGTGACAAGCCGAAGGGGTGGCCGGGCACGCGAAAACGCCGGACGGGCGGGGACACGTCCGGCGTTCTCTCAGCGGCGGGCCGGGGGCCGGGCAGCGCGGAGCGGAAGCGGTGCGCCGGGGAGCGCGAGGGCCCGGCCCGGCCGGTCCGTCAGCGGTGGCTGCCGAAGAGGGAGCGGCGCAGCCGGCGCAGCGGGGCGAAGAGCGAGACCCGCGCGCTGCGGCTGCGGTGACCGTGCACCGTCGCCCCGCGCGGACGTGTCGTCAACTCCCGCATGAGCAGCGTCGCCTCGGCCGCCTCGCGCTGCGGTATGGCGGGGCCACCCAGCACCGAGAGATGGCGGTCGAGCCGCGAACTCGTCGCGCTGCTCCCGCAGGTGATGGCAGGCACT contains the following coding sequences:
- a CDS encoding ABC-transporter transmembrane protein (ABC-2 type transporter; pfam01061;~ABC-transporter transmembrane protein [Streptomyces venezuelae ATCC10712];~ABC-type multidrug transport system, permease component [Defense mechanisms];~identified by MetaGeneAnnotator; putative); amino-acid sequence: MSSLAHDGTAILGRHLQRIRRAPAMTVMTQAMPIVFLLFFGYVFGSALAMPGTDYRAFLVPGMLAATAANGLMTAMFQAAQDTHRGVADRLRAMPVSRAAVPLGQALADLVTSTVGLVPLLLVGLAMGWRIEGTALQALGAIGLLLLFRSAFTWMGILFGLTSRNEEAASQLGSATFMLPLLSNAYIPTDGMPGWLRTVAEWNPISAVTTAVRHLFGNAPIPADAAWPVAHPVAGALLWSLTLIALCAPAAVRRYART
- a CDS encoding transcriptional regulator, tetR family (Bacterial regulatory proteins, tetR family; pfam00440;~Tetracyclin repressor, C-terminal all-alpha domain; pfam02909;~Transcriptional regulator [Transcription]; COG1309;~Transcriptional regulator, TetR family [Streptomyces venezuelae ATCC10712];~identified by MetaGeneAnnotator; putative) encodes the protein MAGRPAEPEVIWARPERTGRGPKPAYSRGDIAAAAVRIADAEGIDAASMRRVAAELGCGTMSLYNYVPRKEDLYELMVDAVSAEYDLGESSGDWRADMTVIARQTRAIMYRHPWVTRVMTTAYGFSPNALRYLEWCLGALEPLAIDPGLKMQLIAMVNGTVMATVRNEQAMAERARGLPWSEEQEQAVRGAYLAGQVASGAYPHLAALLAAPAEPVDAEEIFETGIARLLDSFTPRTEAPRTEAPRTETSRTG
- a CDS encoding hypothetical protein (Hypothetical protein XNR_5108 [Streptomyces albus J1074];~identified by MetaGeneAnnotator; putative), translating into MPAITCGSSATSSRLDRHLSVLGGPAIPQREAAEATLLMRELTTRPRGATVHGHRSRSARVSLFAPLRRLRRSLFGSHR
- a CDS encoding ABC-type multidrug transport system, ATPase component (ABC transporter signature motif;~ABC-type multidrug transport system, ATPase component [Streptomyces venezuelae ATCC10712];~ATP binding site [chemical binding];~ATP-binding cassette transporter nucleotide-binding domain; cl17201;~D-loop;~H-loop/switch region;~Q-loop/lid;~Walker A/P-loop;~Walker B;~daunorubicin resistance ABC transporter ATP-binding subunit; TIGR01188;~identified by MetaGeneAnnotator; putative); its protein translation is MHALRGLDLAVPEGTVCGVLGPNGAGKTTAVRVLTTLVSPDSGSATVAGCDVVRDPAGVRARIAVTGQYASVDGDLTGAENLRLFARLLRAPRSRTGELLERFGLADAADRPARTYSGGMRRRLDLAASLIVPPKVLFLDEPTTGLDPRSRNEIWDAVRGLASQGTTVLLTTQYLEEADRLSDEIVLIDDGQVAQRGTPAELKALIGHYAEVTVADATALNAAAAVLDRLTGSAPVLDPERRTVGAVTTDTTLTLPRIVREADAAGVPLLDASLRPPSLDEVFLRLTGRAPATASRLETTA